From a region of the Corvus moneduloides isolate bCorMon1 chromosome 27, bCorMon1.pri, whole genome shotgun sequence genome:
- the LOC116435467 gene encoding gastrokine-1-like codes for MCSGLTTYMAYEVHAFQGPQVNLASCITLNVLRVVELKYCNGNGNGNWNGGWNGNWTGPFPSQQIPGIPGNNTQVIIGGQSQIVLINRQWRVAVIEQNSISGSWKTIWNYNTGVIATKVTQQNACYISVMNRNEMPRFDNL; via the exons ATGTGCAGCGGACTCACCACCTACATGGCTTACGAAGTTCATG cttTCCAAGGACCCCAGGTGAACTTGGCATCATGCATTACGCTCAATGTCCTGAGAGTTGTTGAGCTGAAGTACTGCAATGGCAATGGCAACGGCAATTGGAATGGTGGTTGGAATGGCAATTGGACTGGACCTTTCCCG TCTCAGCAGATTCCCGGCATCCCAGGCAACAACACGCAAGTCATCATTGGTGGCCAGTCCCAAATTGTGCTCATCAACAGGCAATGGCGTGTGGCAGTCATTGAGCAAAACAGCATCAGCGGGTCCTGGAAAACCATCTGGAACTACAACACG GGCGTCATTGCAACCAAAGTCACGCAACAGAACGCCTGCTACATTTCCGTCATGAACAGAAACGAGATGCCCCGCTTTGATAATCTG
- the LOC116435468 gene encoding uncharacterized protein LOC116435468 produces MNLPSQQINQNQQIIFGGESQITITDISQGVQINSQTRVAIIEQKSKNLSWKTVWNYNTNLIGFGRPTKHITFVTNGLVNNLNSYGATIAAMCSGLTTYMAYEVHAFQGPQVNLGSCITLNVLKVVDLTYCNGNGNGNWNGGWNGNWTGGWQGNWTGGWNGNWTGPFPSQQIPGIPGNNTQVIIGGQSQIVLINRQWRVAVIEQNSISGSWKTIWNYNTGVIATKVTQQNACYISVMNRNEMPRFDNLARLAQESRNLIGFGRPTKHITFVTNGLVNNLNSYGATIAAMCSGLTTYMAYEVHAFQGPQVNLGSCITLNVLKVVDLTYCNGNGNGNWNGGWNDNWTGGWQGNWTGGWNGNWTGPFPSQQIPGIPGNNTQVIIGGQSQIVLINRQWRVAVIEQNSISGSWKTIWNYNTGVIATKVTQQNACYISVMNRNEMPRFDNLARLAQESRNLIGFGRPTKHITFVTNGLVNNLNSYGATIAAMCSGLTTYMAYEVHELVLFGLSKRICPSYSSNIPSAAILQNLPGSEQHQHPPAERQPRSFSSWGFVFSFLAFQGPQVNLASCITLNVLRVVELKYCNGNGNGNWNGGWNDNWTGGWQGNWTGGWNGNWTGPFPSQQIPGIPGNNTQVIIGGQSQIVLINRQWRVAVIEQNSISGSWKTIWNYNTGVIATKVTQQNACYISVMNRNEMPRFDNLARLAQESRNLIGFGRPTKHITIVTNGLVNNLNSYGATIAAMCSGLTTYMAYEVHAFQGPQVNLGSCITLNVLKVVDLTYCNGNGNGNWNGGWNDNWTGGWQGNWTGGWNGNWTGPFPSQQIPGIPGNNTQVIIGGQSQIVLINRQWRVAVIEQNSISGSWKTIWNYNTGVIATKVTQQNACYISVMNRNEMPRFDNLARLAQESRNLIGFGRPTKHITFVTNGLVNNLNSYGATIAAMCSGLTTYMAYEVHAFQGPQVNLGSCITLNVLKVVDLTYCNGNGNGNWNGGWNDNWTGGWQGNWTGGWNGNWTGPFPSQQIPGIPGNNTQVIIGGQSQIVLINRQWRVAVIEQNSISGSWKTIWNYNTGVIATKVTQQNACYISVMNRNEMPRFDNLARLAQESRNLIGFGRPTKHITFVTNGLVNNLNSYGATIAAMCSGLTTYMAYEVHAFQGPQVNLGSCITLNVLRVVELKYCNGNGNGNWNGGWNGNWTGPFPSQQIPGIPGNNTQVIIGGQSQIVLINRQWRVAVIEQNSISGSWKTIWNYNTGVIATKVTQQNACYISVMNRNEMPRFDNLARLAQESRNLIGFGRPTKHITFVTNGLVNNLNSYGATIAAMCSGLTTYMAYEVHAFQGPQVNLGSCITLNVLRVVELTYCNGNGNGNWNGGWNDNWTGGWQGNWTGGWNGNWTGPFPSQQIPGIPGNNTQVIIGGQSQIVLINRQWRVAVIEQNSISGSWKTIWNYNTGVIATKVTQQNACYISVMNRNEMPRFDNLARLAQESRVRFLRSSSFLTLGISGPFLHVLFLYGND; encoded by the exons ATGAATCTCCCT TCGCAGCAGATAAATCAAAACCAGCAAATCATCTTTGGTGGAGAGTCCCAAATCACTATCACCGATATCTCACAAGGCGTGCAGATCAATAGTCAAACACGGGTGGCAATTATTGagcaaaagagcaaaaatttATCATGGAAAACTGTCTGGAACTACAACACG AACCTGATCGGTTTTGGAAGACCTACCAAGCACATCACCTTTGTCACCAATGGATTGGTCAACAACCTCAACTCCTACGGAGCAACCATTGCCGCTATGTGCAGCGGACTCACCACCTACATGGCTTACGAAGTTCACG cttTCCAAGGACCCCAGGTGAACTTGGGATCATGCATTACGCTCAATGTCCTGAAAGTTGTGGATCTGACATACTGCAATGGCAATGGCAATGGCAATTGGAATGGTGGTTGGAATGGCAATTGGACTGGCGGTTGGCAAGGCAATTGGACTGGCGGTTGGAATGGCAATTGGACTGGACCTTTCCCG TCTCAGCAGATTCCCGGCATCCCAGGCAACAACACGCAAGTCATCATTGGTGGCCAGTCCCAAATTGTGCTCATCAACAGGCAATGGCGTGTGGCAGTCATTGAGCAAAACAGCATCAGCGGGTCCTGGAAAACCATCTGGAACTACAACACG GGCGTCATTGCAACCAAAGTCACGCAACAGAACGCCTGCTACATTTCCGTCATGAACAGAAACGAGATGCCCCGCTTTGATAATCTGGCCCGCCTGGCACAAGAGAGCAGG AACCTGATCGGTTTTGGAAGACCTACCAAGCACATCACCTTTGTCACCAATGGATTGGTCAACAACCTCAACTCCTACGGAGCAACCATTGCCGCTATGTGCAGCGGACTCACCACCTACATGGCTTACGAAGTTCACG cttTCCAAGGACCCCAGGTGAACTTGGGATCATGCATTACGCTCAATGTCCTGAAAGTTGTGGATCTGACATACTGCAATGGCAATGGCAATGGCAATTGGAATGGTGGTTGGAATGACAATTGGACTGGCGGTTGGCAAGGCAATTGGACTGGCGGTTGGAATGGCAATTGGACTGGACCTTTCCCG TCTCAGCAGATTCCCGGCATCCCAGGCAACAACACGCAAGTCATCATTGGTGGCCAGTCCCAAATTGTGCTCATCAACAGGCAATGGCGTGTGGCAGTCATTGAGCAAAACAGCATCAGCGGGTCCTGGAAAACCATCTGGAACTACAACACG GGCGTCATTGCAACCAAAGTCACGCAACAGAACGCCTGCTACATTTCCGTCATGAACAGAAACGAGATGCCCCGCTTTGATAATCTGGCCCGCCTGGCACAAGAGAGCAGG AACCTGATCGGTTTTGGAAGACCTACCAAGCACATCACCTTTGTCACCAATGGATTGGTCAACAACCTCAACTCCTACGGAGCAACCATTGCCGCTATGTGCAGCGGACTCACCACCTACATGGCTTATGAAGTTCACG agctggtgctctTTGGGCTCTCCAAGAGAATCTGTCCCTCGTACAGCTCAAACATTCCTAGTGCAGCAATCCTTCAGAacctgcctggctctgagcaACACCAGCACCCTCCTGCAGAAAGGCAACCACGGTCTTTCAGCTCatggggttttgtcttttcttttctagcttTCCAAGGACCCCAGGTGAACTTGGCATCATGCATTACGCTCAATGTCCTGAGAGTTGTTGAGCTGAAGTACTGCAATGGCAATGGCAATGGCAATTGGAATGGTGGTTGGAATGACAATTGGACTGGCGGTTGGCAAGGCAATTGGACTGGCGGTTGGAATGGCAATTGGACTGGACCTTTCCCG TCTCAGCAGATTCCCGGCATCCCAGGCAACAACACGCAAGTCATCATTGGTGGCCAGTCCCAAATTGTGCTCATCAACAGGCAATGGCGTGTGGCAGTCATTGAGCAAAACAGCATCAGCGGGTCCTGGAAAACCATCTGGAACTACAACACG GGCGTCATTGCAACCAAAGTCACGCAACAGAACGCCTGCTACATTTCCGTCATGAACAGAAACGAGATGCCCCGCTTTGATAATCTGGCCCGCCTGGCACAAGAGAGCAGG AACCTGATCGGTTTTGGAAGACCTACCAAGCACATCACCATTGTCACCAATGGATTGGTCAACAACCTCAACTCCTACGGAGCAACCATTGCCGCTATGTGCAGCGGACTCACCACCTACATGGCTTACGAAGTTCACG cttTCCAAGGACCCCAGGTGAACTTGGGATCATGCATTACGCTCAATGTCCTGAAAGTTGTGGATCTGACATACTGCAATGGCAATGGCAATGGCAATTGGAATGGTGGTTGGAATGACAATTGGACTGGCGGTTGGCAAGGCAATTGGACTGGCGGTTGGAATGGCAATTGGACTGGACCTTTCCCG TCTCAGCAGATTCCCGGCATCCCAGGCAACAACACGCAAGTCATCATTGGTGGCCAGTCCCAAATTGTGCTCATCAACAGGCAATGGCGTGTGGCAGTCATTGAGCAAAACAGCATCAGCGGGTCCTGGAAAACCATCTGGAACTACAACACG GGCGTCATTGCAACCAAAGTCACGCAACAGAACGCCTGCTACATTTCCGTCATGAACAGAAACGAGATGCCCCGCTTTGATAATCTGGCGCGCCTGGCACAAGAGAGCAGG AACCTGATCGGTTTTGGAAGACCTACCAAGCACATCACCTTTGTCACCAATGGATTGGTCAACAACCTCAACTCCTACGGAGCAACCATTGCCGCTATGTGCAGCGGACTCACCACCTACATGGCTTACGAAGTTCACG cttTCCAAGGACCCCAGGTGAACTTGGGATCATGCATTACGCTCAATGTCCTGAAAGTTGTGGATCTGACATACTGCAATGGCAATGGCAATGGCAATTGGAATGGTGGTTGGAATGACAATTGGACTGGCGGTTGGCAAGGCAATTGGACTGGCGGTTGGAATGGCAATTGGACTGGACCTTTCCCG TCTCAGCAGATTCCCGGCATCCCAGGCAACAACACGCAAGTCATCATTGGTGGCCAGTCCCAAATTGTGCTCATCAACAGGCAATGGCGTGTGGCAGTCATTGAGCAAAACAGCATCAGCGGGTCCTGGAAAACCATCTGGAACTACAACACG GGCGTCATTGCAACCAAAGTCACGCAACAGAACGCCTGCTACATTTCCGTCATGAACAGAAACGAGATGCCCCGCTTTGATAATCTGGCCCGCCTGGCACAAGAGAGCAGG AACCTGATCGGTTTTGGAAGACCTACCAAGCACATCACCTTTGTCACCAATGGATTGGTCAACAACCTCAACTCCTACGGAGCAACCATTGCCGCTATGTGCAGCGGACTCACCACCTACATGGCTTATGAAGTTCACG cttTCCAAGGACCCCAGGTGAACTTGGGATCATGCATTACGCTCAATGTCCTGAGAGTTGTTGAGCTGAAGTACTGCAATGGCAATGGCAACGGCAATTGGAATGGTGGTTGGAATGGCAATTGGACTGGACCTTTCCCG TCTCAGCAGATTCCCGGCATCCCAGGCAACAACACGCAAGTCATCATTGGTGGCCAGTCCCAAATTGTGCTCATCAACAGGCAATGGCGTGTGGCAGTCATTGAGCAAAACAGCATCAGCGGGTCCTGGAAAACCATCTGGAACTACAACACG GGCGTCATTGCAACCAAAGTCACGCAACAGAACGCCTGCTACATTTCCGTCATGAACAGAAACGAGATGCCCCGCTTTGATAATCTGGCCCGCCTGGCACAAGAGAGCAGG AACCTGATCGGTTTTGGAAGACCTACCAAGCACATCACCTTTGTCACCAATGGATTGGTCAACAACCTCAACTCCTACGGAGCAACCATTGCCGCTATGTGCAGCGGACTCACCACCTACATGGCTTACGAAGTTCACG cttTCCAAGGACCCCAGGTGAACTTGGGATCATGCATTACGCTCAATGTCCTGAGAGTTGTTGAGCTGACATACTGCAATGGCAATGGCAATGGCAATTGGAATGGTGGTTGGAATGACAATTGGACTGGCGGTTGGCAAGGCAATTGGACTGGCGGTTGGAATGGCAATTGGACTGGACCTTTCCCG TCTCAGCAGATTCCCGGCATCCCAGGCAACAACACGCAAGTCATCATTGGTGGCCAGTCCCAAATTGTGCTCATCAACAGGCAATGGCGTGTGGCAGTCATTGAGCAAAACAGCATCAGCGGGTCCTGGAAAACCATCTGGAACTACAACACG GGCGTCATTGCAACCAAAGTCACGCAACAGAACGCCTGCTACATTTCCGTCATGAACAGAAACGAGATGCCCCGCTTTGATAATCTGGCCCGCCTGGCACAAGAGAGCAGGGTAAGATTCCTAAGGAGTAGCAGCTTCCTGACCCTGGGGATCAGCGGGCCCTTTCttcatgtgctttttctttatggaaacGATTAG
- the LOC116435469 gene encoding gastrokine-1-like — translation MEFPIVIASLLGVFLAPALANHNMEKNFNGQPSENSNHSDTRVSTNPKEGSEAWKTIWDFKTGYVATKVFSKNTCIIATTNKRFWFGKRFPTPPQGDKGLGPYQLPPRENRFIISRNRLQSLSPYGKRIQALCRGIPSYLAYPAPGSNFLRGSNFLSGSNFLERDIS, via the exons ATGGAGTTCCCT ATTGTGATTGCTTCTCTTCTTGGAGTtttcctggctcctgctcttGCCAACCAC AACATGGAGAAAAACTTTAATGGGCAGCCCAGTGAAAACTCAAACCACTCTGACACCAGGGTCAGCACCAACCCAAAGGAGGGGTCTGAGGCCTGGAAAACCATCTGGGACTTCAAGACT gGCTACGTTGCAACCAAGGTGTTCTCAAAGAACACCTGCATCATTGCTACAACCAACAAGAGATTTTGGTTTGGCAAACGCTTTCCTACACCACCTCAAGGAGACAAG GGACTTGGGCCTTACCAATTGCCACCCAGAGAGAATCGCTTCATTATCTCGAGGAACAGACTCCAAAGCTTGAGCCCATATGGAAAACGCATCCAAGCCCTGTGCAGAGGAATTCCCTCCTACCTCGCTTATCCAGCTCCTG gatCAAACTTTTTAAGAGGATCAAACTTCTTATCAGGATCAAACTTCTTAGAGCGAGATATTTCATGA